Below is a window of Schistocerca cancellata isolate TAMUIC-IGC-003103 chromosome 4, iqSchCanc2.1, whole genome shotgun sequence DNA.
gaggcacacagggccaacacccggcatcatggtgtggggagcgatcttctacactggccgtacaccactggtgatcgtcgaggggacactgaatagtgcacggtacatccaaaccgtcatcgaacccatcgttctaccattcctagaccggcaagggaacttgctgttccaacaggacaatgcacgtccgcatgtatcccgtgccacccaacgtgctctagaaggtgtaagtcaactaccctggccagcaagatctccggatctgtcccccattgagcatgtttgggactggatgaagcgtcgtctcacgcggtctgcacgtccagcacgaacgctggtccaactgaggcgccaggtggaaatggcatggcaagccgttccacaggactacatccagcatctctacaatcgtctccatgggagaatagcagcctgcattgctgcgaaaggtggatatacactgtactagtgctgacattgtgcatgctctgttgcctgtgtctatgtgcctgtggttctgtcagtgtgatcatgtgatgtatctgaccccaggaatgtgtcaataaagtttccccttcctgggacaatgaattcacggtgttcttatttcaatttccaggagtgtagatggctgtaggggcagcatggctcaatatttctgcaaggtgcTTGTACAGTACATGCCACATgaagttgctgcactgtgcctgGCAAAGTGAGGTCCAacattatattaggaggtatctcatgacatttgtcacctcagtgtgtatcattcacatttttaaataaattctttTGTCAATTTGGTTTTCCAATAATTAAACTGAGTAGTTCAATCCCCTATGTAAAGGACATGTAGTTCAGGAAAGGAAAAATATGCTCTTAGCTTGATAAGTGGTTTCAGAACAGAGAAGAAGTGTGTAGTTAATGTGGTAAGTGGCAGTTTACCAGTGCCGAGAGCAAGAGGACAACTGAAAGAAAggaagtaaaaataaaagaaaacattatacCTGGCAACTAAACTTGCCCTGCCCTGTGCTGCAGTTTACCTGCAGATACACTACCCTCTGGTTTTATGTGTGACACTTCATTTGTAGCCTTCCTAGTGTTTTTATATCTACATCAATGTTCTGCAAGCCTTCTTAcattgtgtggcagagggtacatgtGTACCACTGCCACCTAAGCCTTATCTGTGTGTAATTAGTATAtaaattccagtctctgccttaaGCAACAAAATGTTGCTATGCTTCTCTTTGCTGCTAACCATTTCAGGTCTAGTAATTATAAACAGGCATAAACAGTTAGGGCCAGTAGTAATGTAATCAGTGCCTGACTGTGTAACTGTTTTGACAAGTTATTTGATAGATAAAATTATTGGTTAGCACCTTTATTAGAGTGTGAAGAACATGCAGAAATAAAGAAAGCCTTTTTGATGATGGCAGTGTTATATCCTGGTAGTATTATCCTAACTGATTTGGAGCAAGCTAAGGTGAATAGTCATAAAAGATGCTCATGAGGATAGCAAAAGTGTGCAATATCTTCAGTGCCCCCTGTGTTTGTGGAAGACagtctaaaaaaattaaaactgtgaaatttacattttatatacattatttatgttcatttcaGCTTTATATTTGCTGGTGTGACAAAAGAACAATGAAAGAAGTTACATTACCTAGAAATGGTTCAGTTTATCCGTGGCCATTGAATCATGTTGTTAACTGGCAGAAGAGGAGTCAGGTTATGAAGAAATTATCAGTTCTCGGATGGGCAAACAAAACATTAGAGGAGGTATGTTTCTTTaacttctgtgacttttctctattttttcctCTTTATAGATTTCTTTTAAAAGATAACGTACTGCTTTTTAACAACACTGTGCCCCTAAATTAACGTTAAGAACTTCAAATTAAGTGTCCATGTTGCATTAATCATAAAACATAATCAAGCTGCTTTCTAAATACTACTATGCTTTCATCTATGAACTCTTTGTAAAAAGAATATCACCACATTGAAGGAGAGGAAAAAGTTTTATCTTAAAGAAAGAGAGGTCTGTTCGTTTGAAATGGTGGACACTATTCCTGATGTTCTTCCTGGAATCCTTAGAGTTCACAGTGGAAGATTCTCAACAGGGCCTTTGGAAGCAGTTGCAATTTGCATGTATCAGTATCTACAGACTATAGCCTAGAAGAGAAATTGAAATTGTGTACGAGCACTCACTAGGGCTCAACTCAAAACTTCATTATGACAGTACTTGTCTCCTAGTGTCAGAAGGTTTTGTTACAGTGTACCTTCTACTGCGCGCTGAAAGTTTTATTGAAGTTGAAATTTGGATGTATAACTAAAAGTTGTGAGGAACAGACATTATTCACTTGACCTCTTAATATAGAATGTGAATAGTTTCTTCATATAGTTCATTTGTAACAACAGAAGAAATGTTATGTCATATGATTACCCCTACATGTTTGTGAAGACATTATTATTACTTCATGTTGAAATGCAGACCATTGTAGACTATTAGgggctaaaaaaataaaatatcgtGTTTCCCCTATTATAACATGAGTTTTTTTCCCCAGATTCATCATTCAAACAATACACCGTTGTCTTATATTTGCAGATTAAACTATTACTGATGAGGTCACCATTTTTATGTTATTTAGTAGAGTATTTGGGGGTCATCTTACATTTAgagatgaagctttggctattgaggtCACGTGCAGAGTTCTTCTGGAGAATGCAGAAGGGCAGGGCTCGGCAAATGATACTAATGTTCCAACAGGTTCAAGATTTCCCAGTACACCTAGGCACTTGATACAATCATGTGACATTGACTTGCATGGCGCTAGTGCACGTGATACGcaagaaactatgaactagccacGGCGACAGTCTATTGTTCTGATTAAAATTTGATAATTTTGTGAAACAGAGAAGGAAATAGAATTTAATGCTATCACgttacaaacttttgttgtatttgaacaggtttgcaataaacATTCTAATACATGTACAGgtacagtgtacaaacatcaaTGTTGCTTCTTAAATAAAGGTAACATTCCAAAAAAAGACATGTACTCCTTCAAAAATCATTACTTGATTCAGAACCCATagcaatattttatttggttatgagagACTTTAATGATTATTGTTATTCTAAGtgcattgcaaatgagaaattcagtcACTGTCACATATTAGAATACTGGGTAAAAAACATTACCAACTTTACAACATGATGGTGACATTCAGTAGAAAtgagaaggaaaattaatccagaatgtaATGTCTAACAAAGGAAATAAAACATATTAAAGTGACCATAATTGTTAATCACAAGATATAgtggagatagtaccaacagaCATCACTAGATCGCGGGATGAGCAAAAGTTCAAGAATGGGACTGAATTGTAATTgtaaacttttatttatgtattagttggtTTTCTTATGTATCACCTGTTCACTAGAAAATATTGCAATCTGTCTTTCAAGTTGTTCGAGGTCAGCACTTCAGAAGAGTTGGAAGGGGAACAGTGACACCAGCTTGGTTGAGAACTATTATGATTGTTGGTAGGGGAGCAATGATCGAGCAGCAAATTTCATAATGTTGGAATCTATTTTTCACAGTTGCTCAAGGTCATATCAAGAGCAAGATGGGAAGGGTTGGAAAGGGAACAGTGACACCAGCTCAGCAGAGAACTATTACGGTAGTGGCGAGGGGAGAGGTGAGCGAGCAGCAAATTTCGTTGTTGCCAACATTGGAAATGTACACCACATGCTTTGGcttttatgaacatctaccatgTTTAACCACAGTTTGCCTGAATCCACTTGTAGTCGGAATTGAATTGGCTTTAAAATTGtacaaatactcaacaatagtaTTAATTTCTGCAGGAGGTGGTAGAAGTCTAGATAGGAAGGGACCAGTGGCATAGTTACATGTTTCTTGCTGCAGTGTGTCAGTGCTCACTGTCACGTATGTCAGAATGAAAGGGAATGTGGCAGCTGGCTTTACACAACCAATGACAGTGCAGCAGGCAGGCAAAACGTTTTGAAGCAAGAGACATTGTGACATTCACCTGTCAGTGTGGAAGCAAAATCTGATAtgtattgggaaaaaacagcagtGTTCACAGTTCGCCACCATAATGGCAATCTCAAAAATAGCAACATATTTGGACAAAACAGCCAAATATGTGTGACAACAAATATACAGATTTCACAGCTATGctatttggatgatgatgatgattattattattattaaaaatagtgataccacagacTGCTGGGTTAGTAAGCaaaacaggtagaaaagaaaacagtctgaaaattaatgtacaccatttctttttgtttatttcatttgtccTAGTGTTATCAAAATTTGTGGACAATCAACAAAAAGCATAAGTTTATAATAGGTATAATTTTAACTTTTTGACAGCTACTTCATgtcaataaaaaattgtaattttgtttattcagaatatgttaaaaataaatttttctcaaggagccttttttttttaaaaaaaagggagggTTGTCTTATATTCAAGGTCATATTATATTTGGCTAAACATGGTATATTGAAAGTTTGTAAGTGTATGAGACTATCGATCAGTATCTGTGATGTTTGACTTTTTGATCGTATTTCACAAtcttatgcacagctatcctggctactATCCAGGCACAGagatttttacactctctctctctctcttctcttgttGTATCAGTTTATACAGTCCCTCATACCTTTCTTCAACTTTAATGCCCTGTCTAAACAGTGCAGTAGAAATATTCATTCCTGTCAGAGTTAAATTACTTCGGTCCCACTCCATCACTAGACTGCTTTCTCTAAGTCCTTTTCAGTAGTAGGAAGCCAACTCTGGAATGACTTCCTCCATTATGTCAGAGAGCTGTATAACAGTCCCAGCTTCAGAGGACAGTTAATGGCATATCTGCTAAAGCAACAGTAATGTCTGAATTAATTTTACAACTAAGTACACTTCTttcgggggtgcactcagcctcatgatgccaattgaggagctactcgaccgaatagtagcggctccggtcaaagaaaaccataataacgactgggagagcagtgtgctgaccacacgcccctcctatccgcatcctcagctgaagatgccacggcagtcggatggtcccgatgggccacttgtggcctgaagatggagtgcacaCTTCTTTGCAACCAGATGTTCCTCATTTCCCAAAGCTCCTACTTGGTGCAGTGTATCTAAATTTCTATCCCTCGTAATtaactatttattattatcatcatcatcatcatcagcagcagcagcagtggcaataCCACTAGTATTAATGTTGTTAGTTTGGGTTCAGTACTGTTACTCACATTCTCTTTATATACAGTCAAATCTTTTTCAGTTGTATTAATACCGTTTTATTATTACTTATCATATTAAAAGTACCATTTCTTAAGTAGGTATGGTGTAAAGAATACTTTAGGTGTAAAACCATGGTACATTATATGAAGGCTCTAATCtaatcagattaaataaataaaggaaagatgATTCTGCCGCTAGTGCACTCACAAAGTGATATACTATGAGATATATTTTGCAACAGTTTCCTTCTTTTAGAATTTATGCTATTAcaagttgttttatttttttatggccAAAGCAGTTTTCAcgtatttgttgctcattgttaGGGAACTGTTTATTTTGTAGGTGTACGAAGAAGTAGAAACCTGCTGTAATGCCTTATCTGAGCGACTGGGTGACAAGCCATATTATTTTGGAGACAAGTAAGTTTTACCTTCCCTCATTGGTATGTTCCAGTTACCAGCTTTTAATAATTAATGTAACAAGCAACACATTTATATTTTAGTCACATGGATTCTCTCCTTCCACTTGATACCCTGTGTTCAAAATTGAGCCAGCATGTTAAATATAtgcataaaatgaaaattatttaaagcagcaTACAATTTTGTAAATTATAAAAAGTCAAAGAAGTTTAATAAAGGATTTAATTGCTGATATTGTGCACATCCACATGGCTGTTTAGTTAACGTTACTTGTAGTAATACGCTAGATGCAACTTTCATATCATTTTGTTAAAAATGTCAAGTTTTGAGATGTGAGATAGGATAATCAGAGGATGGAAAAGTCTGTAATGTAAAACAGAGTGCAagaatttttcttcaaaattcaagaattttgtaaacaatttgattaCTTATTCATACATGGCATTTTTATACATTTAACTATTACATCTTATATCATAATGGAAACTACTGGGTGGAATACAATGAGTGAAGACAATTAATCAGCAGTCTCTTTCTCAGTATTATAAAGACTTTACCCTGGCCATCACAGACAGGCACTGCCCTCCAAACTCGGTCCACCAATATATCTTGTGTGTTATATCTCACCCTTCTGCTAATACTTAAACCACAGTGTTTAAGCCACACAGTAGTCCATCTTCCCCTTTTTTTCAGCAGGCATTGTATAATAGGGTCTTCAATTCTTAATGTTTAATGATCTGTGTTTGAAACAGACGTTGATCATTTAAGTATGTTGCAACACATCCCTCATCCACATCTATAGTTATAAAGTACTGCGTGTCCTTGTTATTTCATTGGTGGTCACATTGTCTTCTTTGGGATATGATGCTAGTCTCAGATCCAATTTCTGATATGAAGAAACATTAACTAGTACAATGATTTTGTTATTCAGATGGCTTCCAATTGTTTTTCAGTGAAATAAAGTTTCTAAACTATGAAACAACTATATTCTCTAATATTCGCACACTATTTATAATAGGTACAGGGTGACATACAGGAGACGgatggtttttaatgaaataatactcagccaactttaaaattaatgcatgtttatttacacaaaatcaaagctcattatttgccattttagttaacaaagttatttatgaaaaataatgtcttcaaggtgatgtccatcatttcgaatgcaggactcaagtctttTCCCagaatcctccatcacacggactaaaatctctgcagggatggcagcaatttcttgaatgattgcattcttcaactcgtgcAAATTtcatggtttgtggttatagacacagttcttaaggtacccccacagaaaaaagtcacatactgacaagtcgggagacctgggaggccaaggaacattgccaaaacatgagataatccggccaggaaacatgcgtctaagaagtgtttgcggtgtgtgatgttgccccatcctgctggaaccaaacgcattttaaagggattcgtcatcttcttagttctggtttcaagtatgtttcaagcatacgaatgtaacaaACCGAATCAACAGTAACTGTGGcccgttctcttcaaaaaaataaggtccaataatgccaacagagccaagagcacaccagactgttactttttctgagtgtagaggacgctggtggataaggtgtggatgcacTAGAGCCCAGTAACacaggttttgcttattcacggtcccgtttaaatgaaaatgagcttcattgctcatcaataaaatttcattttcattctgtccccaaatcacttgcattctgtaagtgaAGTCTTcttgtacagcaaaatcagtttcctttaagttgttggacaatgagcattttgtagggatggaattttaattctttatgcaaaattcatcgaaccgattcacgattgattcgtaactaaCTAGCATGatgtctagctgaccgtcctgggcttctgatTGCCGCTTGCCTTACACTTTCAACATTTCCTGGTATCGTTACTCTGCATCTCGggccagttgatctgaagttttccacccatctgaggattctgttacggctcggaacagctccatgtcgaccaaCATAAAACAGCGCACGAAAaaatcgctgcgtagcaataatagactcaccacttttcacgaaactgtcatagacaaacactcgatgttgcaagtcccactgctccatagtgactgagtaaatgaaatgtcaTCTTGTGtggcagttcaaaaccgtccgtctcccatgTGTCACCCTGTACTTTTCCCTTTAGAACTATTACAAAAACACATTGTCTACATTTACAATACCTCTTCTGCCAAGGCTGCCTATTTCACATCATATTCCCACCAACGCCGTTCATTTGCAATTTCTCTCCCGTCAAGACTgcacagtgaagaagaatataatataaaATCAAAGAGTTTACAACTTTGGTGGTATTAATTGCAGATACATATTTGAATCaattaataaaaacaaatgtagaaaaattcaaataaaatgctacaatattaatttaaatgtgtataatatgaatatttaaataTGAAACAACTGATTTATTAATGAATATGTGTGTATAACGAAGTTATTTATATCCAACTGTAGATATTGATACTCACTGGTATTGTACATTTCTTATTGTGTTGCTAACTTGATTGCATTACAAGCGTCACcttagaaagaaacagaagaatggaaatcctCTGATAGGCCTTTGATTGCCGTCAATTGggtcctgacatgaggaatgtcatatgcaaaatattttaaaactttaaaatatcGAGGTCTATCCATGTGCCACTACTCGATCCAACCTGGCCATGTGAGTCACATCCATTGAATGGCCGAGATTCATGGATAGTCCTAATTCTCTACCCAGCACCCACTATTCCCAACCTATCACTGGTACACTCTACCATATTTAAGGCAGAACCCAGCATGAAAGAAGATATATCATATATCAATTGTGCTGAAACTTAAGAATCACTTTCTGTCAGGCATTAataccaccaaccagctgtccactaaaTTATGGCCAAGACAAATTGGACTCCTAGTTTTAATGTGCACCTACTCACAACATAAAATGCTCAACTTCAATGGTTGTTTTGTGGTTTAGGTGTCTGCACCCCCCACCCTCCATCCCGACTTTGTTCCCATCTTGCTCTTGATATGAGCGTGTGAAAATTGTGCAGTGTAGGAGCTGCACTTTCACACATCCttgcttccctccccccccccccccccctctctctctctctctctctctctctctctctctctctgtgtgtgtgtgtgtgtgtgtgtgtgtgtgtgtgtgtgtgtgtgtgtgtgtgtgtgcgtcaagTAGTTTGGTCTATTTTTTGCAATTCTACATGTGTGCTGAACATTAAATTTGAAATTTTACGTTAATGCATGTATGGAGATGCCTATTATGCATAGTGTTTGTTATGGGGTTATCAATATTAAACAACCAAGTGAGAATGGTAGCCTCCTATTTATATCAATTTTTCAGGACAGTTGGAAGCAGGAATTGCATCCCCATATGGAACATGCTTATTGTTGGCACTTGCTAGGTGAGGGAACAACTGAAATGTGTAGTGTCAGGCTGATAGGGGAAAACTGCACAGAATGCATCACTCTCTTCTTTTTATTCATGTACTCCGTCTGATCATGTGCCCCCTCAATTGCCTTAACTACAACCTCTCACCAGTTTCATAGATATCTGACACTCCAGTTACATGTGTAGGAATAATTTACTCCTGTGCAATGCTTTCTCATCTTTTTCCCATACCCCCATTCTATTTTATCCCTGTGGATTTATACCTTTCTGCACCTGAGCAAGCTTCCTTTACCTGCATATTCCCGTTGTTATCCTGTGCTATACCGCTCCTCTCTTGTATCACACTCAGTTGGAGAACTGTGCCTACTATGGTGTTACTGAATGTATTAAATCAggaaataacaaagaaaaacagaaaaatcctACTGACAAGAAATATGTGAAATGGCATTTTAAAACCCAACATTAGCGGGTATCCTCTGAAAGGATGACCTGGAATGCGTGAAATGTTGCATATTCCAAGACCTTTCATGTTGTGTTGCTTCCAATAGGCTACTGAAAATATATGTATATGAAAATGGCCATTATTGTAAACCTCTTTGTACTCAAACCTTACTCTACTGCCTGTGCTAAGTCTCTTGTGACCTTGCATTTTAGATTATCTGCTGTGTGACTTTCCACTTCTTATAGTTGCTTttctattattaaattattatttcagaaTTATCTGAAAACTGCAATTTTTGCATGAAGCACCATGTTATAAGGTGCTTGTTAATTCTTCTGTGGTGTGCACTACTTTCTGTGAAGTACATTTCTTCCATCAGCATCATTTTGCATCATAGTTTATACTAATTTGCAAGATTTTGAACACATTTGGATgtgtattttttcttaaaaatagcATTAGTTTCATAATTGTTTTTATGTTATTGTTGCTGAATTTGACATTGTACTCATAATTCATTTTAAAATAGATGTGTAATCATCATGTCCATTTATAATTACTTGATGTTttgacattctttttttatttttcagtccaACAGAGTTGGATGCCTTGGTATTTGGACACGTGTTTAGCATCTTAACAACTCCATTGCCAAATAACAAATTTGCAGCCATTCTCCGAGGCTATTCAAACATAATTCAGTTGTGCAAAttgattgaaaataaatatttcaaaaggaTTAGTCAGTAAATTGTGCTAATTTTGTACAAAGTagtttttgttataaaaatttaagaCAGTTGTAATTCTAAAGTTTATTAATAAAGTTGCTTATTTAGTTTTCTTATATGTGTCAAAGAAATAACATTTCTGTCAAATAATTAGTGTTCCTGTATGCCGAAATGACATTCTCTGTCAGCATTTTGACTACCTCACGTCATGACCTGAAATGATGAGTGTCTTCTCTTCCTGAGGTATCCCTTCCAAAGTGTTATGCTACCTTTCAGCCAATCTTTGTGATTTCAGTGTACAACTGTGTGCTTCTCCTGCTTTAAACTCCTTACCCCATGGGTAGAGAcaggaaaatgtaattttttttttttaattgtctgcctgTTTTGTTTATTTTCACCCAATTCTGACATTCATTTTTGCTGATTTTGATATTATGAGGACTGTCCATAAAATAATgccccagtatttttttttttttttttaatagcactaTAGTGCCAGAACAGCTGCCCAGAACAAAATCTGAACACAGAAAATAAAGTGCTTGCAGCACAACACCAGACATACGGCAATGTGCACATATCCTGCTGGGATGGAAAATTACTTTTCTATTGAATTCTGAAGGGACTTGTATCCTGTTAGAGACCATCTCCATAGCTGAGTGTCAGCACGGCTGACTGCCATGTGTAGAACGTGGTTTTGACTCCTGAGGCTATCAGGGATTTTTCATGGTGGGTGCACTGGAAAGGGGTGAACTCAGCCTCATgttacttgaccgagtagtagcagcTCCATGTAATGAAAACTGACCATGGCCAGGAGAGTGATTTGTTGACCCCACATTCCTTTCACACTGCATCCAATAACAaagttggcagaggatgacatggcagttgtTCAGTACTGATGGTCATGCCAGGACTGGTGAAAGGTGTTAACAAGAGTTTTTTGTATCCATTCAGAATACCTTACATGGCCATTCTAGGCACGTTAATAGAGTTAAGTATCATCCCATGGTCGAAATAAGTACCTAGAACTGTGAACACAGACTTACACGGATCTGTAATCATAAGAGATACAACCCAGTGTTTCACTGTTTCCATCTCCTCTGCCTGGAGTATTTTCCCTTCACTTTTCTCAGAAGCTTGTTGGTTTGAACATCAAAACTTCATTTGTCCTTAATAATGAAggaatttttattttcaacttGAAATACAGATAATGGTTTCATCCAGTGGTGTAAGATTTTCCTCAACCTTTGCACAACAAATCATACCAAAAGGGAGATCTTTAATGCAATTCATGagttaaactgcatatttttgtgGCATGCAAGTATAAATGTGAAAAGTGCCACATCAACATGGCACCCACGTGGATTCTTTCTATCAGGCAATCACAGCACAGGACACGTGACATCATGCAAATGTACTTCTGGCTGTAAAACAGAGCACTGAACAcgtttatttcaatttttattatgtTTACTGGACAGAAATACACTTGTCGGTACAACAGGGTTTGGTTTGCTCTGGGAGGAGATCGGAGTGGATActataacacacaaaatattagctcACTTTATTATAACATAGATAAGAAGAATTACTTAATTTTGTACAATCAATTTCCACAGAAAGTCTTGAGCATTTACAGCTGTCTGTACAttaatgggccggccgaagtggccgtgcggttctaggcgctgcagtctggaaccgcgagaccgctacggtcgcaggttcgaatcctgcctcgggcatggatgtatgtgatgtccttaggttagttaggtttaactagttctaagttctaggggactaatgacctcagaagttgagtcccatagtgctcagagccatttgaaccattttgcatattAATGAATCACTTGACACAGACAAAATACAGATCTCTAACTCGGAGTACATTTAGCAATAAGTTTCATGTAGTGTTCTGCCTAATACATTGATCACACACCTGACCTACTAAGAGACACTGCTGTTGTCTTATGCAGTGATCGCGGACTGTTGAGGTGTCATGTACTTGGCTGTAAGTATGAGAGCTGATGTGCCAGTGTGGCGAAACATTTCTGTGCATGGCTACACTGG
It encodes the following:
- the LOC126183300 gene encoding metaxin-2 — encoded protein: MPGRIMPDYMFVEMGAREPWPSDAKLFQPYEVEQILLPDNANCLAVQAYLRMCGLKYEVELRSNCEYMSPSGRVPFLKCGAFIVAELDPIISFVNSKGISLTNDLDTADKGDMRAYMSLVNTVLAVAELYICWCDKRTMKEVTLPRNGSVYPWPLNHVVNWQKRSQVMKKLSVLGWANKTLEEVYEEVETCCNALSERLGDKPYYFGDNPTELDALVFGHVFSILTTPLPNNKFAAILRGYSNIIQLCKLIENKYFKRISQ